aacaatcagaaacagacttcatgagggtggcctgagggcccaaCGTCCTCttgtgggccctgtgctcactgcccggcaccgtggagctcgattggcatttgccattaaACGCCAGAATTGGAAGGTCCgccactggcgccctgtgcttttcacagatgagagcaggttcaccctgagcacataACAGACGTGAAGGGGTCTGGAGAAGCCATGGAGAacattatgctgcctgtaacatcgttcagcatgaccgtttggtggtgggtcagtgatgatctggggaggcatatccatggagggacgtACAGACCTCTACaagctagacaatggcaccctgactgccattaggtatcgggatgaaatccttggacccattgtcagaccctacgctggtgcagggggtcctgggttcctcctggtgcacgacaatgtGGCCTCATGTGGCgggagtatgcaggcagttcctggaggatgaaggaattgataccattgaatggcccccacactcgcctgacctaaacccaatagaacacctctgggacactGTTTTGGTCCATCCGACGCcaccaggttgcacctcagactgttcaggagctcagtgatgccctggtccagatctgagaggaaataccccaggacaccatccgtcaTCTAATTAGGAGCATGCCCCGACGTTGTCAGGgatgcatacaagcacgtgggggccataaaaactactgagtaccattttgagttgctgcaatgaaatttcagcaaaatggactagcctccTGCATcactttttcactttgattttcggggtgtctttgaattcagtcctctgtaggttgataattttcatttccatcaaatgatgtggcatcctttcattccaaacacattacccagtccatatcagtatagatatccagcatgatatttttccccatttagatctgatgtgttttcaaagtgttccgttcatttttttgagcagtgtatattaaagcgtctttggcgtttccatggtttctacaaaattaaaccagaaaccgagggtAGCGCAGGTataatgtcattgataggcaacGCATGAACACGGTCCATGTCCTTgtaaaaattgcttatttctctggatttaaacattcttggaaacatttgagataatgtaaatacacaagtcaataaaatatgtaacattgttctagtggtttttggatattttaatccaaaaatcttatatGTTGTGCCTTCAAgggttgttgtagcgctgtgctggaatttattttacCATTAATGGGTATCTATTAATGGGCACAGTAACGTCTTCAGcaagtcagcttgagatcctttccatctaaactggttatatctcttaaatgtagggtaggcaatttgttttctaaacactttttgttatacttgttgaaactctcttcacatcctgatagcaatcaataatagaagtggcctaaataataatacatatatatatgctgtggaagtctcaggaccaaacaAGTTATAGTGTCAGAACATTCTGCCAACTCCATTTCAACACTTCAATAGTAGAGTCACTTTAGTTAATCTTAATTGAGTGCTTATGGCGTCTGATTTAAATGTGTTCTCATGATTACAGACATAGAGTTGTTTGTCCAGGACAAACTTTAGACACACTTGGACGCTTCCACTAACCACTCCTGTTGTGCTCTTGAGCAAGGCCCTCCAAATACATGCCTCTTTACTCTTTCAGAAACAGAAAGAGCTTTTTATAACCTGTTTAAAAACAGTTAGCTATTGATGATGTTTAAATTTTCTAAACCAATTGAGATCCGTTTCCCCAGTCAACACAGCTATTAAACCTCCTTACTATCATTCACTCACATATTCACCATCTACTGTACACCACTGTAAATGAATACGTACTTATCTCAAATCTGGACAGGAAGCGTTGAAAAAAGTTCTTGCAGGGATCAGGTAGAGCCAAAGTGCCAAACTCTGACACCATGATGCGGTTCCTCTCGCTGTTCTGCTTATACGAGTCGCTACGCAGAAAACGGCTTCTGTATGTCACCTGACCATCCTCGATCTGAAAGCGATGCATCAAGGCCATGCCATCAAACCAGTGGTTATAGCTGAGGAAACATTTACATGAGCAAACATGAGCTTGAATATGCATGTATGCAGAGTTTGAATGACATATTATCATTGTGATCAAACAAATCACAAATCGAACTTTAGAATAACAGCTTTGTGTGAAAGGCTTCCATTAGTTGTCCCTAATTTGGTCACTATACCTCCACCATTGCATATCCCAAATTACAGAACCACCCTTCCATATGCCATTAGCTTTATAGCCAGTTGCTAATTGCAAACCATAGAAACAGAGATTAGTTAATTTCTCTTACTATTCCTCACATTCCAGTGATGTTCTTCTTGtaagataaaataaatcacCATATATTAACAGTAGAATTGCCATACTCACTGTTGATTCCCAAACTCAAACTTTCCCGGACCATTCCGCAGCAGACTCCCATGGATCCAGGTTGGGATGGTGCCTTTAACTGTGGTGGGGATGGGCTCAGGTGTCTCCTCTACCGAACTTACCAAGGGAGTGATGTTTGGCAGCCCATGTACTTTTGTTAAGTATGTTTTCTGAGCAGCAGCTGGAAAAATCACAAACTGTGATTTCCATGATATACAAAATCTTATCATTTGGCAAGTTGACAGAACATCAACTATTGAAAACTATTCATAAAAAAAGTCGtaaataatgttataaagaTACACTTAAGAATACAAAGGTTCTAAAATTTTaatcatataattaaaatgtaatttttttatggaGTACTGTCACTTTTATATAGAGTGTCTCAGCAATCCAAACTGCAAGGTTAGCTAAGCCTgagttatgttatattatatagccaTAGTAAGTAACCGATTTGCAGACAACTTTGCTCTGACCATTACTATTTAGGTCTGCTGAAAGAACAAAGgattaaagtaaacaaatgacAGAGCTGAAATGGCAGAGAGTCAGCGATATTACAAAGAGAAGTATTACCTTTACAAAAACTGTCCTTCTCTACATGCTCACATGTATTGTGATACactaatgcataaataatgaagCAACTACATGGACATGCAGAGACGTTTCTTTCAGAGAATTCAAAGTTGTTAGAAAcatacaattaaaaatgaattaaattcagTTATTCATAAGTAAGCTGTGTCTGGATCTAaatttaaacctataacattcAAAAGCCATCAGACTCAAAGTATATCTCACCCTCTCCCATATGAATACACAGACATGCACCCTCATACATTCCAGCCACAAATGCTAACAATCACAAAGCCTGTGTGCAGTAGCGTACAACATAAATTTAAACTTGCAGATGTGCATCCATGCAGAAGAGCTCTCAGTCTTACCAATTTTTTGAGGCTTTATGTAGGACATCCTGTAGAGAGATGCGAGGCTGCACCCTTGATCAGAACAGAGGATGAAGAAGATTTTATGACAAATTGTAGAGCAATAAAAATTATGTGCATGCAGAAGGGAGAAGACAAGCTTTCTTTATGTAAGGCGGATCTTTTGCCAGCTCTGTTACGTCACACGGGAGGGGAGGGCTGTGTGCGCCGCGTGTGAGAGAAATGACAAGGCTGAATTAAATATTAACTGAGCAGCTTTTAAGAGAGGACTTGTATAACACTACAAAATGCACTTAAACAGTTATATTTATCTGAAGAAAGGTGCTTATAGTACAGGGTTCATATGCATTGATCACGTGGAGCATTAAGCATTATGTAACCATGTGCAACACATCATAGTTGTTGTGGTTATTgttaattatgtaaatatataatgtcaTATAGACTTAAAACGATtgatacaaataataaaattagcCACTTTTTACAATAAgctaataaatactgtatttgGTTCAGACTGAGATCTCCCAAAACCAAATCACTCAACTGGTCTAGTGGTTCTTGTTTTACatacaacagatttttttttttttttttactttctatcaCTATTTACATTTAGGCAATGCTAAATGCAAGTGCTAAATGTTTTATACTTATTATCTTTGTTTTACATACTCTGTGTTTGTACGTTTGTCTGGATTTCAGTTTAACTGGCAACACAAGCTAATGGTCACAGCTCTTGGTTACAACAACAAAGTTATGATAAAATGCAGAgataatcaataataaaatcTTACCTTTGCTAGTcctaaatgcatttttaagcaCACTTGTCTGCATGATTATCGCATATACAAGAGAATGTCGTTCAGTAGCTTAAAATTCTTATTTACACTCGACAGAGCAGTATGACCCActttacatacagtacactttaaccCTAATAAACTGCTTTACTTCCTGGTTACATCATTCTTTGCCTCACTGTTTTCTTATGCCTTCAACTGATTTATTGTTTTGAGACTGTGAAGTATTACTATGCACAACATTCTTATGAAAGtccatatttatgtttataatgACAAGATATCTGCTGTGAATATCTGTCAAATCAAAGATTATGGGAGAACTATGtgatatttgtatatttttgaacATATGGTCCAGAGGCCAGGTTCGCTTACAGCCTTCTTTAGAAAGTATTACAAGTATTATAAGTATTTCATTATaatcaataaaaacagtagGTAAGATTGATCTTACAAGGAATTTGACTTTGGCAATGGACAGACGTTCATTCACTCTATATCAGACTCTACAGGTCTTAGTGcttatattgtgttttttttttattactttttgtgGTCACTGTAGGTCTGCGACTGTTGTCAACTGACACTGTCATCAGTTCACTTGTTACATGTCTTATGGCTCTAGAAGAACTATACAAACATAAatgttatattgttttgttttttccctaATGAATAAGATAAATGTTATGACATGTTTTGATCATGGCTTACTACACTACCAGTGTTCATGGGGTTATAAGTATGGAGCTTCCTAGTTAAATGCAACCAAACTAACTAAAGAACTTTGATTACAAATGCAAtagccaaaataaataaaaatgtcttccCCATGTCCACAACAGTCTGGAATCATTATTTACCTTTTACTTGTATACAGTGAAAAGATCAAGGTCTTACTGGCTTTTCAGAGAGGTGCCCAGCCATATACAAATCAATCTTACAAAACATATTTGTTGTGAAACATGGAATCTGTGAGTGGCTCCATCTTAGTTACTGGTgccaagtaaaaaaaaaaaaaaaaaaaggtcaaatatCAAACTccaataattttaatttttactatCATATATTTGTACTGCTGATTCCCACTGCTAAGGAAAAGTATAAGACAGTCCAATAATTTAGCAtaataataacatgtttttttttcccctccatttGGGGTAAGTCACCATGAATCAACAAAAATCAAAGCAGTAATGAATCTTAGCAGTTTATTCACTGTACAATAAACTTATTGTGTATTTGCTCTTATAGCATCTTAATAGTTTAAGGAGACTTTATTGTCATGCTTCAGGTAACCAATACACAAATGTATACACAAGTAAATTTCTTGGTTTTAATGCATATAAACAGATGTGACCTGCACATACAATGTGACTATGATCATACATTcccaataaaactgaaaaacactGACCTCTGCTGGAGACCAAcaataactgctgaaataatAAACACTTAGAAAGCATAGAGTCCTAAACATACACATTGCTTATGTTCTCATATACCAATAAGAAAAACTAATTATCAACAACCATGGTGGTCATCTGAAATGCTCAGTAATTAGAGGCCATCACCAAAGCAATATCTTTTTTCATTTcacatttttcttcatttagaaGACTAACAACTAAAATGtctttgtaaaatataatgacaAATATTATTCAAACATGTAACATACTGCATGTTAAGTTTCAAACTGGACTCTAACTGCATTTTAACACAATAATCAACTCACCATGGCACATGTGCTATTGGTGATGACAGtaaaagtgattttattttattttattttttatttgaaggcATGTTACCTGTTCAAAACACTGGGACAAGTACCTAAAACAGTGATAAATCCTTCAAAGTCAGTCAGTTCTGGGCAAATAATTAAATTTGCCAGAGCAGGGCAACTGCCTTGCAGAGGCCAACATCATGGTAATTGAAATAGCAGAGACCAAACAATGTTGCTGTGGAGAGCATAAAAACGCCAGCTTTAGCCAGCTTCATCTTAGCATCACCATGGACATAGTCGGTTAGGACTTGACCAATCCCCCTGCAGAAGGAGAAAAACACATAAAGAGTGTAGTTTAAATACATAACCTCACTGATAAATGAGGTGCCTCATTATAATccactttcaataaaacacctAATACAACAAGCATAATAGAGCAGGGCTCTTCAGATACACGAGTGAGACGCGCACTTACCAGTGTCCGTGCAGTGTGAGAGCTGCAGCAATAGAGTAATCCACTACTGGACCAGGACACAGGTATGCAGCAGGAACCATGCCTAGCAGAGCTATACTCAATACCCGTTCACCTGTCCAGTGCTTGGAGGCTGCCCTTGAACTTAAGACAGCTgaaaaacaatttgaaaatttcatttaatttgttaatGTCCAATTGTGTATGCAAAGTAAGAGAGTTCAAAGCTGTgtttgaaatcgccccctataccctcatttactattccctacattactccactaatatagtccacttgaaggagtgattgaaaacaagtgagtgaattcggctgccgcttttgcatagtttgtgcttgctgtttaaaggtagggtaggcaaatTCAGAGATGCTAGCAatagctttgaaagcattagattccaccctcccttcagagcactCTCTCCATAGCCACcacttctccaaaacacatgaacgtgcacagccagagcagagtccGCAAAGTATCACGagagacggcgttaaattacctcgtttcaaagcacataacattacaataatattgaacgtaaacaacttacagagctctgaCTTGTACCAACTGACTGATGCAGATTCATTTctgcgttgatagtgttgccagagaaatgcataaatccaagtctgaggacgtgaaaaTGGCATGAATGGCATGAACGCAGcatcaggaggaactgtaaaatgcggctgctgtttgtttgcagcATTCAGTGACTGTgcgtctacaactctgcatagcctcaTCATGGAACGCATTGATGACATGTGATGTCACCACGAGCAGGGTGCGCAGAAGTacatgttgacaggcaggtaggacattgttggacaaacatttttttagcctgagacttccacagaagacatgtacattttttttaatatttagaccacttctattattgattgctatcagaatacaaagagagtttcaaccagaataacaaaaagtgtttatgataaaaattgcctaccctacttttaataatcatttgaaacttagcaaactggcagctctaGTAgcaatgaaaagatttatcatgaactctgtcatggaaactagcatgtagGCCTATAAACTTTATATAAAAAGGAAAACCTTCAAATAAAAAGGAATTTACCTCAGCTCTACCctcccagtgcattatgggtattctctagccgttgcaCCGTAGATCATTTGTAGGAATGCGTCCGAAAACTTGACAGCTGACTTGTTGCTTTGCTGCACTATCtggcaatgactttgcaggcagcatTTGCGCACAAaggtacctcacgaa
This Ctenopharyngodon idella isolate HZGC_01 chromosome 5, HZGC01, whole genome shotgun sequence DNA region includes the following protein-coding sequences:
- the sdhda gene encoding succinate dehydrogenase [ubiquinone] cytochrome b small subunit A, mitochondrial, which produces MASLIRLSTVCQRGIRPVLLCNTHLSRQKNRDVEPFRSAAGKIHAASSHSTVLSSRAASKHWTGERVLSIALLGMVPAAYLCPGPVVDYSIAAALTLHGHWGIGQVLTDYVHGDAKMKLAKAGVFMLSTATLFGLCYFNYHDVGLCKAVALLWQI